From Theileria orientalis strain Shintoku DNA, chromosome 4, complete genome, the proteins below share one genomic window:
- a CDS encoding uncharacterized protein (S1, RNA binding domain containing protein): MTIFSFHIPSGQTGGTHKLDLTLINEDEEFQGVIGYEASEKIKEKLPNSLQNLSKKLVRSLLHHDLTVINKKTENYKPKWVIRNNRNRFDTCYFKIGERILGRVSRVFPTYALVDIGCTKYGVLHARDMSKGWVDRVDLTLTPKEDIHVYVKSINEKYDTIRLSLIPPEDRSTLLDQDEGERASGIKTEERKPITEYEVEDVVEGVIVRVSPLGYYVDIGAAVDAFLHISDIKVTDKMRKSYNGRIYKDRNKYKIGGKLNQLYIKSIDIIKNRIGLTENTLFEELERNVMTGKETPEQQSSYLRNYSLDFMKELRVRDVESLKYIGGYDEYLKGLKANRNASMDYLLYLENLKEQKDLEDIQKNLFKDLSSKEAIRRDQKYFNTLAHRIIDLSNMAFPPTEDEKSIYKYGDNKVWNSDIYTRFIPSSETDGSPKQTENGSSDEKDSRERLREERLRRRVNKEYFKTLADEIKNGLMDVQGENFDFSEKYEHFNRYDQPYKLINYLFEQFHKKPSDISVQTDKHEHKRQYLHSSQSEENSSPGTDSVGDQEMFLNNDPALWKERLEMRERRMAEKEEFINQLLNSSNKHEVELGQLLVETKDFDPFEHCNTLYESQESCFKGASNLFKDDVSTWNDRVCKLISENKIALPEFTDDIGEFGEINKRGGDKVLDDDDIEDIDPDILKALDENDDDGDFTAPRIEGQVGENETNEFMDDVDYDSEDDYADYPDLDDVGLQVKDDERGQDFKTMSDGHDVDASVGAQLTQEHNLAPTGNSTSHPSLKRENISIPKFISRLKKDKNLEHFFLNTDSPLTTLVSESQPTNQNPVESGPEIDAKSRHLLHEIKNIVHKIVDTGTTDDQNDATPNDNVGNSSTQADIASASASSFSTLGTSNSDSAHDNFNGHSSPQIERNLSADDHSQDIHLLRRKSRGFFSSKDFKMLLKYAKQNLTSNDLEALPRLVSSNNSYEEERLMTILRGAYGSKQTNPKYTYYPEGIDVYLERQDAGERSEARVSAYKAEMDAKLRVLLANRSFLSMLKRLKVDPRVLNSSNITQLLPQQLQFHRLTPSSHGNEST, translated from the exons GCACTCACAAGCTTGATTTAACTCTGAtaaatgaagatgaagagtTTCAGGGTGTGATTGGATACGAAGCGTCCGAAAAGATAAAGGAGAAGCTGCCTAACTCACTCCA aaatttaagtaaaaagtTGGTAAGGAGCCTGTTGCATCACGACCTGACCGTAATCAACAAGAAGACGGAGAACTATAAGCCG AAATGGGTGATAAGAAACAACAGAAACAGATTCGATACAtgctattttaaaatcgGAGAAAGAATTTTGGGCAGAGTCTCCAGAGTGTTTCCAACCTATGCCCTGGTTGATATTGGATGCACAAAGTACGGAGTCTTACACGCGAGGGACATGAGTAAGGGGTGGGTGGACAGAGTGGATCTCACATTGACACCCAAGGAGGACATCCACGTGTACGTGAAGTCGATAAACGAAAAATACGATACAATAAGATTGTCACTAATACCGCCAGAGGATAGAAGTACCTTGTTGGATCAGGATGAAGGGGAAAGGGCAAGTGGAATCAAAACCGAAGAAAGAAAGCCCATAACAGAATATGAA GTTGAGGACGTTGTTGAGGGTGTCATAGTCCGGGTCTCGCCCTTAGGGTACTATGTTGACATAGGAGCGGCCGTCGATGCGTTTCTCCATATAAGTGACATCAAAGTGACTGATAAGATGAGGAAGAGCTACAACGGAAGGATATACAAGGATAGGAATAAGTATAAAATTGGAGGAAAATTGAACCAGTTGTATATTAAGTCCATCGATATCATAAAAAACAG aaTCGGATTGACTGAAAATACGCTGTTCGAAGAACTTGAAAGAAATGTTATGACCGGTAAAGAGACACCCGAACAGCAATCATCTTACTTAA GAAACTATAGTTTGGATTTCATGAAAGAGTTAAGAGTTAGAGATGTAGAAAGTTTGAAATACATTGGTGGATACGATGAGTATTTAAAAGGACTTAAGGCAAATAGAAATGCATCGATGGACTATCTGTTGTATCTGGAGAATTTGAAG GAGCAAAAGGACCTTGAAGACATACAAAAGAACCTCTTTAAAGACCTGTCGTCGAAAGAGGCGATTAGAAGGGaccaaaaatattttaacac gCTGGCGCACAGGATCATTGACCTGAGTAACATGGCATTTCCACCAACTGAGGATGAAAAGTCAATATACAA GTACGGAGACAACAAAGTGTGGAATTCAGACATATACACGCGCTTTATACCCTCGTCTGAAACAGATGGGTCACCCAAACAGACAGAAAATGGTAGTTCAGACGAGAAAGACAGCAGGGAACGGTTAAGAGAAGAAAGGCTGAGAAGACGAGTAAACAAGGAATATTTTAAGACGCTCGCGGATGAGATTAAAAACGGGTTAATGGATGTCCAGGGAGAAAACTTTGATTTCTCGGAAAAGTATGAGCATTTTAACAGGTACGACCAGCCTTACAAGCTGATCAACTACCTGTTTGAGCAGTTCCACAAGAAGCCGAGCGATATCTCAGTGCAAACAGATAAACACGAACATAAGAGGCAGTATCTGCACTCGTCTCAGTCTGAAGAAAACAGCAGCCCTGGTACAGATTCAGTTGGGGACCAGGAGATGTTTCTGAACAACGACCCTGCACTATGGAAGGAGAGGCTGGAAATGAGGGAGAGACGCATGGctgagaaggaggagttcATAAATCAACTTTTGAATAGTTCAAATAAGCACGAGGTGGAGCTGGGCCAGTTGCTCGTAGAGACGAAGGACTTTGACCCTTTCGAACACTGCAACACGCTCTACGAGTCCCAGGAGTCCTGCTTTAAGGGCGCGTCTAACTTGTTTAAGGACGACGTGTCCACGTGGAACGACAGGGTGTGCAAGCTGATTTCAGAAAACAAGATTGCCCTCCCAGAGTTTACAGACGACATTGGTGAATTTGgagaaataaacaaacgCGGCGGTGACAAGGTGctggacgacgacgacatAGA GGACATAGACCCTGATATTCTCAAGGCGCTCGACGAAAATGACGACGATGGCGACTTTACGGCACCTAGGATTGAAGGCCAAGTCGGTGAGAACGAAACGAATGAGTTCATGGACGACGTTGACTATGACTCTGAGGACGACTACGCGGACTACCCTGATCTTGACGATGTGGGCTTACAGGTAAAAGATGATGAACGTGGGCAGGACTTCAAAACTATGAGTGATGGTCATGATGTTGATGCCTCAGTTGGCGCGCAATTGACTCAGGAGCACAACCTGGCTCCCACTGGGAATTCGACAAGTCATCCTAGTCTAAAACGTGAGAACATAAGCATACCGAAGTTCATATCCAGACTTAAAAAGGATAAGAATCTCGAACATTTTTTCTTAAACACCGATTCTCCACTGACCACTTTAGTCTCCGAGTCACAACCGACCAATCAGAATCCCGTTGAATCTGGGCCCGAAATTGACGCTAAATCAAGGCACTTGCTGcatgaaattaaaaacatagtCCATAAAATAGTTGATACTGGCACCACTGATGACCAAAATGATGCAACGCCTAACGATAATGTCGGTAACTCTTCCACTCAGGCCGACATCGCCAGTGCCTCTGcttcttcattttcaacCCTTGGCACTTCAAACAGCGATTCCGCCCATGACAATTTTAATGGTCACTCCTCTCCTCAAATTGAACGTAACCTTTCCGCTGATGACCATTCCCAGGATATTCACCTGCTACGTAGAAAG TCCAGGGGCTTCTTTTCGAGCAAGGACTTCAAAATGCTCCTCAAGTACGCCAAGCAGAACCTCACTTCCAACGACCTCGAAGCGCTTCCCAG GCTCGTTTCTTCCAACAACTCTTATGAGGAGGAACGCCTGATGACCATTTTGCGCGGCGCCTACGGCAGTAAGCAGACTAACCCCAAGTACACCTACTACCCTGAGGGCATAGACGTCTACTTGGAGAGGCAGGATGCGGGCGAGCGGTCCGAGGCTCGCGTTAGCGCCTACAAGGCCGAGATGGACGCCAAGCTTCGCGTTCTTCTTGCGAACCGAAGCTTCTTGAGCATGCTCAAACGCCTCAAGGTCGACCCCAGGGTGCTCAATTCCTCCAACATCACTCAGCTGCTtcctcagcagctccagttCCACCGACTCACTCCCTCATCTCACGGCAACGAGTCGACGTAG
- a CDS encoding uncharacterized protein (SNF2-related domain containing protein), with product MSMESPDPKTEIKFGKYKGQTFVYVYENDPKYVEWVKTLTELKGNMLEFVNFIKEREMCKNSIPSVKYSQHTPTRIPKKTNDSTYGASDLYTPRPLTLESSLYSRGETHSSLKTEFSTKRKRVYDFPTPNDMSFSKDSDYKLEKEFLSPSLQHMLDVLVNDPEDTEKEKVIELEGILALVLFSENEFFLSYTKLKNNTGWWSTYVPPEVLSSLAKMGLEHQTRMLGKEKCVSYKASEYNNVLKALKGLVKDKGDIEPIPNFVLRSFPEFSGYAKEVEAEEKTKLILKREQDEYTKENMSKKESLIGKVLWEKLFSFQKEGVNFGLKKNGRVLIGDEMGLGKSLQALAISAFYQKDWPLLIICPSSLKYQWMEQCVTWLPHLVTEEEILLIKTSKQFSKENMKVNVVRKRRKNTKQEHDESTASEEKYRSEYEGVSRGSESEGKPVKIVIISYDLLARAEESEHFETIICDESHYLKNSSSKRTKKVCPILRSAKRVILLSGTPELNLPTELYEQVSSILPGFSRASVFNERYCKKKYNYFIKKMEYADSKHTQELHQFLTSTVMIRRLKNDVLTQLPPKIRSKIPIEIHERAIRTTKMLLDSNPRSDPVSSEGGAGTVHSLWEEMSKYIRKEDDEGEGSQKYMITKLFMLTGHAKTSGVCRYVEEILENNEKFIIFAHHVFMLDAIEETLRKKKVGYIRIDGTTKMEERSKMVQLFQNSGAETDRGQGEEAHAREGAKSGEAASAPNQQGRYRQQQEDGQSSHRQSKTVRVALLSLTTCGVGLNLTSSSTVIFAELYWVPGVLQQAEDRVHRIGTKFSTININYLIAQNSIDELMWKVINKKYKALTSTLDGTTGNLTISSSSKKK from the exons ATGTCAATGGAATCACCGGATCCTAAAACCGAAATTAAATTCGGCAAATATAAAGGACAAACTTTTGTATACGTATATGAAAATGATCCGAAATACGTAGAATGGGTAAAAACATTGACCGAATTGAAGGGAAACATGTTAGAATTCGTAAATTTCATAAAAGAACgtgaaatgtgtaagaatTCTATAccaagtgtaaaatattcacaACATACACCAACGAGAATACcaaaaaaaacaaatgataGTACATACGGAGCGTCAGATTTGTACACACCAAGACCACTGACGTTGGAATCCAGCCTATATTCCAGAGGAGAAACACATTCATCGTTAAAAACAGAGTTTAGCACTAAAAGAAAGAGAGTGTACGATTTTCCAACGCCAAACGACATGAGTTTCAGCAAAGATAGCGACTATAAATTGGAAAAGGAGTTTTTGTCGCCGTCACTGCAGCACATGTTGGATGTGTTGGTAAACGACCCAGAAGAtacagaaaaggaaaaggttATAGAGCTGGAAGGAATACTGGCACTGGTGCTCTTCTCAGAAAATGAGTTCTTCCTGTCCTACACGAAGTTGAAGAACAACACAGGATGGTGGAGCACATACGTGCCACCAGAAGTGCTGAGCTCACTGGCAAAAATGGGACTAGAACACCAGACACGAATGCTTGGGAAGGAAAAGTGCGTGTCATATAAAGCGTCGGAATACAACAACGTATTGAAGGCACTGAAGGGGCTGGTGAAAGATAAGGGAGACATAGAGCCGATACCGAACTTTGTACTAAGGTCATTCCCAGAGTTTTCAGGCTACGCAAAGGAAGTCGAGGCGGAGGAGAAGACAAAGCTGATATTGAAAAGAGAGCAGGACGAGTACACGAAGGAGAACATGAGTAAAAAGGAGTCTCTGATAGGAAAAGTGCTATGGGAAAAACTGTTCTCGTTCCAGAAGGAAGGAGTTAATTTCGGACTTAAGAAGAACGGAAGAGTGTTAATAGGAGACGAAATGGGACTGGGAAAGTCGTTGCAAGCACTGGCAATATCGGCATTCTACCAAAAGGACTGGCCGTTGCTTATCATATGCCCCTCGTCACTGAAGTACCAGTGGATGGAGCAGTGCGTGACATGGCTCCCGCACCTGGTGACCGAGGAGGAGATACTGTTGATAAAGACATCTAAGCAGTTCTCGAAGGAAAATATGAAGGTTAACGTGGTaaggaagagaagaaagaaTACGAAGCAAGAGCACGACGAGAGCACGGCATCAGAAGAAAAGTATAGAAGCGAGTACGAGGGAGTGTCCAGAGGAAGTGAGAGCGAAGGAAAACCAGTGAAAATAGTTATAATATCCTACGACCTTCTGGCGAGAGCAGAGGAGTCGGAGCACTTTGAGACAATAATATGCGACGAGTCGCACTACCTGAAAAACTCAAGTTCAAAGAGGACGAAGAAGGTGTGCCCAATACTGAGGAGCGCAAAAAGAGTCATTCTGCTAAGCGGAACGCCGGAACTGAACCTGCCGACGGAGTTGTACGAACAGGTGTCCTCAATACTGCCAGGCTTCTCTAGAGCATCAGTGTTCAACGAAAGGTACTGCAAGAAGAAGTACAACTACTTCATTAAGAAGATGGAGTACGCAGACTCGAAGCACACGCAGGAGCTGCACCAGTTCCTGACGAGCACAGTGATGATAAGAAGGCTTAAAAACGACGTGCTGACGCAGCTGCCGCCAAAGATAAGGTCGAAAATCCCAATAGAAATACACGAAAGAGCAATAAGGACGACGAAAATGCTGTTGGATAGTAACCCGAGGAGCGACCCGGTATCCAGTGAAGGAGGGGCGGGAACAGTGCAC TCGCTGTGGGAGGAGATGAGCAAGTACATCAGgaaggaggacgacgaggGAGAAGGCTCGCAGAAGTACATGATCACGAAGCTATTCATGCTGACGGGGCACGCGAAAACCTCTGGAGTGTGCAGGTACGTGGAGGAAATACTGGAAAACAACGAAAAGTTCATCATCTTTGCACACCACGTATTCATGCTCGACGCGATCGAGGAGACgctgaggaagaagaaggtggGCTACATAAGAATAGACGGAACCACGAAGATGGAGGAACGCTCAAAAATGGTGCAGCTCTTCCAGAACTCAGGCGCAGAGACGGACAGAGGACAGGGAGAAGAAGCACACGCCCGGGAAGGAGCGAAGAGCGGAGAAGCGGCGAGCGCGCCGAACCAGCAGGGGAGGTATCGTCAGCAGCAGGAGGACGGCCAGAGCAGCCACAGGCAGAGTAAGACAGTCAGAGTGGCCCTCCTGAGTCTGACGACCTGCGGAGTAGGGCTTAACCTGACGTCCTCGTCGACGGTGATCTTCGCGGAGCTCTACTGGGTGCCGGGAGTGCTGCAGCAGGCGGAGGACCGAGTGCACAGAATAGGCACCAAGTTCTCAACGATCAACATAAACTACCTGATCGCGCAGAACTCGATCGACGAGCTGATGTGGAAGGTGATAAACAAGAAGTACAAGGCGCTGACGTCGACGCTGGACGGCACCACAGGGAACCTAACAATATCAAGCTCAAGTAAGAAGAAGTGA